The DNA segment aaagaaaatgcaccaaaggatcaagaaaaaaaaacacataaaactgcactcaattaaaaatcaagaaaccaaaattatcaacaaaaggactacatagaattgataacatttttggaaaacatgactttgacaacaCTTATagagattcaaaaatcaaaatgacaaaaacacaatgtattaagaacaagaaaacagcaagaaagacccaaaaataaacctaaaatagaaaggtaaagacaagaatgtaaagttcttgaattaaaagtgccaaaacaactcaaacatacacaagaacacacctaagacTCATGGTACCACATGATATGAACCCAAGAACATGATagagatatgatatgaacatgttatggattcaataagagttggaatatgattagacactttttaagaattggatcaatgttcttaatcattcaagaactcaccaaaacataAGAACCAAGTCAAACTCACTTAGAAACCCATCAAGAACAAAaaacccatggatagaaactcaagaacacaaaatatagcatttatacccatggaggacgtgaccaaaatagcaagaacaaccaatttgcatcgattaaaattgaatataagtgcaacaaatgaaagaggacatcataaggaagagattgcacagattgaaagtgaaaacaaacaagtagaacaaaaatgggtaatttggaaaGTGAAGGGGAAAATgaacttatgtggatgaagctcttggaattgtgcacgccacttgaaggggTGGATTGACTTCAAGAtaagtgttgccgccacttgagagcccaagatctcccaagataagactagaagaggaaagacacaagtctctcacactcactcaccaatttggtagagaTTCTTTACTtctcaaaaatcaattttaacttgttatttcaaagacccaagcaccccttttataatagagagggcTGGTCACAAATGTACAAAAGAGAAGGAGCTTGAAAGGTCATTCTTCTAGTCCCTTCCCAAACTAGAGCTTAAAGAGAAGGAATTAAGAAGGATCACTTATTCTAGCTTTTTCCTACAAACTAGCGCCTAAGGTACTTTACAAAAAAGGTGTCTttttggtttccctcttagcaccttcctaaagctatttctattttatttacaaatttatacaaaagaaattacaaagagagatattaattggagcccattcttaaatgcttgtagtcttcttttaggcttgatcctctctttatttaatttcttctttatttttgagaagactagaaggaaaaaCTTTAAATGCTCGGGTGGATGGCCTATTCCTCCATTAGTGAAATCCTCTTCTACTTGATCTCCACCAATTAACCATTAAAGTCCATAAGTGTCTATCTTTTTGCATGGAATATTACTGAATTATGACATTTATCCACTCCCCCAACCTACAATCTTGTTTGTCCTCcaacaaagtaaatgaatataaataaatcatatttgagtttaaatatcaaaacttttttatttactaAATAACAGATTAAATAAGAAGATTACGGTGCTTCCAACTTCAAATACAACAAAATATAGATATAATCAATTTCCAAGATAACAACTAAAACAATCAAAATTACAATTTATCAAGAAATTTATTCTCATATTCTCACAAGTAAGTCTTTCTCTCAATTTCCACTGAATCCTAACAAATTACAgttgtttttcatttcatcttcacaATCACATTAGAAACTTCAATCTTAAGATCTTCTGTACGGTTATAATGAGGTTGGACTTCCAACAAATATTGGTTTTTTAGATAATAAAATACACatttaaaagaagaagaacatgccTATAATCCAAATATATTACATATGTGCTATCTAATCACTAATTTATTTGACTTTAACACTTTTtcccattttcttttcttattcaTAACttcaacatgattttttttttcaataaaagagaatagaaataaattattccTCTTTCCAACCAAATAAATTagttaaacttaaattattctAACAATTAAAACCATGCTAGAAGGtaggaaaataatattttaataataatattaataacaatatttataatattaataatttattattattaatattgttaatgttattattattattattattattattaatatgaaaataatagtATGTAAGTAATACTAATCTGGATATATGTGAATAATAATCTGTATGAAATGCTAAATTTACCTAGATATATAAATTTGTGGgtaatttatctataaatttGCATTTGAAGGTAGTAATTCATATGTAACACTATATTTACTGACATATACCAATTTATGAGAAAAAATGTATGTAATGTTTAATTTACTCGTAGATCTGGATTCATATATAATAATCtacattcatatataataataaacagataaaattaaattttcctTTATATATGTGGAAAGCTAAAGAACATCTTAGATTATTAACTCAACAAAACACATGGAATTTACTCCatttccaaaaataaaaatgaaaataaaaataaacaactacatttattatttatccAATTAGTAATGTTTAATAAAACTATTTGATAAATGTAAATAACCTGAAAGATATATAACTATATAAGTATTATTACGTAAATAAATTATGTgttttctaaataaaatatattcttatctaattataatttatatttttagaataattaaattttataatacattatttattttttataagttctatacaattttttatttgaacaagtattttttttctaatgagTTGATCTAATGAgtattaatcaaatttaaattttatttattttataagtttcttttttgatttttcaatttaaacTACTACTATATTGAGTTTTTTCTTTaccattttcttcattttaatttatatatatatatataataaaacattAGTTACTTCAATttgtaatgttatttttttttaatttgaagtatataaaatttaaaaataacccAATAAATACTAAATTTAGGGCAATAATTAATTGtctcaaaatgaaaatgaagaataaataataataggtAAAAAGTAATTGAGAATAAtattgaaatatattaaaatataaagaataatcgtggaagaaaatgaaataaactACAAGCTACAAACTAGAAACTAGCTAAAGAGTATATTTGGTAAAACTAATGAACTATAGTTACTAACTTATTTGACTCACACAAAAATCTGATAATATTATATCAAAGTAGTTTATTTTAGGAAATTATAAACTACTTTAACTAACTTTTGGCTGGTAccttatttaattttcttccATTGTTATTCcttacattttaatattttttaattacctttaattaatttttatctattttttttattttttatttttcaattatatattttataatattacatTATTGTAATATTTGTTGGGTTACTCTTTAATTGTTTATGTACTTCAAATTAAAAAAGATCGTACATTCAAATTGAAGTACTATTGTTTCATTGTGTGAAAATTATACACAATGAACATTGTAAAAACTAAACTCAATGTAACAATAGTTTAAAcggaaagataaaaaaaattataattacaactacataataatatatttttaaaatattaaatataaattttatttatataataaaagctGTGTAGTAGTTGATAAATTTTGTGTCATTTTATGTAATAAGCTAGCTAACAAGTTTGAAACTTATAAATTAAGAGTTTATCATTTATTAACTAGGTTATCAACTACTAACTAGGTTATTAGCTATTGATTAACTTATCAGTTAGTTTTGTAAACCATATCCAAAATAGTTTGTAACttataagttaaaatattttaaaataagatattttgaTATACCTtaccaaatatttttatattaattaaactagtttataaattagtcaaataaataagtattaatttattgaCCTTATGAAAATTActttatcattaattttttttatgataattagaataataaaaattttaatgaaataatttaaaatttagaatatgaaATATTTGTTATTAAAGTTATTATTTAAAGTTTCTCACAGgaatattatgaaatttttttagaGTAAGAGAAATAGAGTGATAATGAGTATAAAGATTAGAGAGACAATATTTAGTCATATTTAAaatgggaacataatattaaaGGTTTGAAACACTTTATTTGACTAATGAGatgaatatttcaaaatattaaagaaagtattattattttatacatagAGATTAAGTAGGAGAGAGTATGCAATACTTTGAAGattaattaatttgttaatattatattataattgcaTTAAAATTTCATGTAAGTTGACTTTTAATACTATTAATCAATTAGTAGTTATTAATTATGTAGCACATATATGAATACGGACACTGACACGATACGGATACGGACACGGAGAtacatataatctctaaaatgtaggatacggggacacaaatatatatattatataattttgaattatataaattgaaaataaatatttatgtgcaaaagtatgtttcaaattcttttgggagcaggaagatatttttcatgactggttcaaaagaatttgttattatttttataatcataataaaaatttatacaataaatttaagtttttagaaagttattgtatttatacattttaaaattgtgttagaaccgtgtgctagaattttcaaaaatctaacaaatatttttttgaattgaacacttcaccgataagtATCCTACGAGTGTCGACACGGATACGTGTGTCCGATACGGATACACCATTTAAGAAGAAGTGTACGAGCCTCATAGGTTATTAATACGAGAGTTACCATAATAAAgttttaattacttatttatttcaaatggcatgttgttttaatgtttttaatattattatttatttcacaTCATTAACTATTTATTGACTGTTAACTATTTactgtaataattttttatttaattacgaattatttttgtaactgcaactttttttaattcttgaacttaaaacattttcttttaagtttcaacagatctttttttttaaaatttttgagaGTTTATACTTTAATCTCTTAAATAAATGAGTGATGCTTAAACAATGAAGAAGTAAGtaaacatttaatttaaaaataagaaagtgACGCAAAATACGGTGGCTAAATTCTGTCCTTAATATTAACAAAGAACACTGGAATCTCGTAATCCAAAGGAGAAAGACTGTCACTGTACAACCTTAAGAAAATCCAAAAACCAGAAACCAAACCAAACACACCATCCACTTTTGTTGTCACACTGTTCTATACACTCTCTTCACTGTCTTTCACACCACCAACAAGTTTCACTCTGACAGATTCACTCACAATACTTCTTCTCAATCTCAATTTCatgttttcttctcttctttcccCATTGAGTGCAGACATTCTTCTACTTCATTGTTCTTTTTATTTGATAAGGGCTTTATCTTTGGGTTAAATTGGTGACCCAATAGGGAGAGAGGAGTGGAATGCAGAGGCGCAAGTGGATTCCGTTGGCGCTGCTGAGAAAGTTGCTAATTTTAGCCATATGCTTCATAGCGTTTGTGGCTCTCTTCTCCGTGCGCATACACATTGTTCCTTCCTCTAAGGATCACAGGTTCAACGACAAGATCTCCACGGTTTGTTTCATctttttattttggtttctcTATTGTTATTCATTTCCcttgttaaattaaaaaaaaaatgtttagggTCATATTGCTATACGGCTATACCAGGTTCTTTGATTTTGTTTGGTGACCCTTTTCAATGGTTACTAATATGCAGAGTAAACAATTGTTAATTTATGTGTATAATTTAGGATTGTTTTAGGGTTTTTCTGTTGTCAACTGTTTTTTTCCGTACTTTGTTGACTTCAAGACTTCCATTAAGAGTAACCAATCTGAAAATAGCTCTTTGGTTTATGCTTTTCTGTACTTTTTACAGTGAATTGGATTTATTTCGggaatttttgtttttggtgATGTCGATTGATACCTTACTAATGTTAGTGATTTATTGGTTAATCTGTtgttgtttttcaaattttgacaGGCTCAGGATCTGCAGAGCTGGACGCGAGAGCTCGCACCACCCCATTTGTCCAAAGCTCCACTTTCTACTCCCAAGGTTTGAGCTTCATGTGAACACTGTCAAGTGACTTATTTGGTGGTCTCATTGTTTGAAAGCTTAGAAAATGTGATAGAGAAACAGAATCATGTACAATAGCTTCATATCAAGGatacatttttattcatttatttgaGATGTGATAAAAATTGCACTCCAAAATGGGGTGTGCGAGATAGAAGTGGGATAAAAGGGAACGAAGAAGTGATGTGATGGAAAATGTAGATAAAGACAGGAAGAAAATGAGGTGGAAAAATAAATAGAAGAGAATTTAGGTGTATGTTCATGTTTTCCCTTTATTTATTTCCTCTATGATATCCACCAACCAGATGGGGGATTTCTTCTTTGCTATTATCATTTTGTTTCTGTTGGTTCTGCTTATTGTTAATGTTTATGCATCTCATCTGATGTGTAATTATGTGACTTTAAACTTGTTTGATTTAGTTTTAGCGCATGTCTAAAGGCGTTGGTGTGTATGATATGCATAGgaagatatatttaaattatgcaAAGCAGTTATGTGCCATTCATGTTTTCACTCCTTTTGATTTGACAGTGGAATGGTACAAGAGGGTACTTAGATTACCAGAAGTTGTGGAAGCCTCCATCAAATCGTGGGTTTTTGCCTTGTGCAGAGCCCACACCTAACTACACCAGTAAGGAACTTAAACTTTCCTTTCAGGTTGTAATTATGAATTGTATTGGTactaaaagaaataaatgtttATTCAGCTCCTGCAGAGTCGCGAGGATATCTTTTAGTACATACAAATGGTGGGCTCAACCAAATGCGTTCTGGGGTCTGACCTCTGTCTCTCACTCTAAGTTTCTCCcatattcatattattagtattattgcAAAGTTATTTGGTATTGAAAATTTGGCTTGCTTAATTGATTGCTATGCTGATGGATGGCAATGAATGAGGATCATGGAATGTCTAATTTGTTAATTTTGAATGTTCTGTTCCATTTTTGTCTCTAGCTGAAGATTTGTTCCCTTTGCTGCAGATATGTGATATGGTAGCAGTGGCTCGTATCATAAAGGCCACTCTAGTAATTCCAGAACTTGATAAAAGATCATTTTGGCAAGATACTAGGTATTTTCAATTCTGCGATTcagttatttttcttttgtgccTTCTCTCTGTATTGGATTTTCActtaattgaattttataattttctttcagCAATTTCTCTGATGTTTTTGATGAAGAGCATTTTATGAATTCTCTAGCTAATGATGTAAAAATCATTAAGAAACTCCCCTACGATCTGGTTAATGAAACCAAAGTGGTCAAGCAATTCATAAGCTGGTCTGGCATGGATTACTACGAGAATGAGATTGCTAGCTTGTGGGCAGATTACCAAGTATGTATGTTGTTGAAAGTCTATTGTTTTATACAGTTTTGTATtctgtttattttctttgtttctaATATATTGTGCAATCATCTAATTATTTATAACACCTGAAGGTTATTCGAGCTTCCAAATCTGATTCACGATTAGCAAACAACAATCTACCTCCGGACATACAGAAGCTTCGTTGCCGGGCTTGTTATGAAGCACTTCGCTTCTCTCCTCGCATTGAAAAACTGGGAAAAGTATATAAAGAGATCTGAACTCTTGTTGGTTTCTTTGTTTTTAGTCTCCTGATGTAATATTTTTTGTCATTCTTTAATGCTTTTTATGTCCTTGTAGCTGTTGGTAGAGAGGATGAGGTCATTTGGTCCTTACATTGCGCTGCATTTGCGTTACGAGAAGGATATGCTTGCATTTAGTGGCTGCACCCATGATTTATCTCTTGTTGAAGCTGAAGAGCTTCGGATGATCAGGTATAGAACTATGACACTTCAACTCGCTTAATTGAATTTCATGTCTTCTCTCACATATAATGTTTGGGAATTATCACGTGCAAAACATGTAGAGAGAACATTTCCTATTGGAAAATAAAGGAGATTGATCCAATAGAACAGAGGTCCAAAGGGCTTTGCCCCTTAACTCCAAAGGAAGTTGGGATTTTTCTTACTGCTCTTGGATACCCATCAACAACTCCGATATATATTGCTGCTGGAGAGATATATGGGGGCGAGTCTCACATGGCTGAATTGCGTTCCCGATATCCATTGTTGATGAGCAAGGTAAGGAATTGCAATACTGTGTTTCAATATATTGTTGTATATAacctatttttttcaataatttattggATAGTTTGGTCAAATATTAGTATTTTCCGTATCTACCATCTAATCAAGATCAACTTGTAGCTTAGGTTGATAGTGTATTGACTAataaattgatatcttttaGGGAAGGTTATATCACGTTCTCTTAATAATCCTTTACCCTTATGTGGTTGAAAAGAAAGCAGTGTCAAAAGGTTAAGATGTTTTGACATGGAAACCTAAAATAGGGAGAATATCGCCCATTCCCACATTGTTTAAATGCATGGGGACTTACATCATAAGTAGGATAGCTGCATGGTTAGTTACATATAATGTTTGGTCAAGTTCATCTTCTGATTTCTCTATTAATTACATAAATGCTGTCATAAGTTCGATTAGAGGATTCTATTTTATAGGGTGAAGAAATTCTCTCAGTAGACAATGCAATGCTAAAATACCAGGGTTGATCTAGATTATAAAGGACAGATCATCATAACTTTTCTGTTGCAGAAACTACTGAAAAACGAGCGCTCCATTATTGATGATTAAAAGACCTTGTTTTCTTCTTGGGTGTCTAATAACTTATTTTCTCATTCACATGCATTGTAAGTCAAATAAGAGGAAGATAGTTTATGTTGTTGTGTTCAACTAACCTGAAAGAAAAACTCGGTCCTGCTTTTCTGAGCAATGGCAACTTGCTAAGAAGCATTTGTATCATGCTGATTAACCTAACCTACCTGTGCTGAGATTATTTTCAGGAAAAGTTGGCATCCATAGAAGAGCTTGAACCTTTTTCCAATCATGCATCCCAAATGGCTGCTCTTGACTATATTGTATCTATTGAAAGTGATGTATTCATACCTTCTTATTCCGGAAACATGGCGAAGGCTGTTGAGGGTCATCGTCGATTTCTTGGACGTGGAAGAACAATATCTCCAGATAAGTAAGGCTGTAATTTTGCAGATCAACTTCTATTAGTTCATCTTTAAAAATTGTCTGATAAGCTCTTCGAAATTATCCATTACAAAGCTGTTCTGTCTGTGTCCTCTCATTTACCTAGGAAAGTCCTCGTTCGCCTGTTTGATAAACTGGATCAGGGACTAATGACGGAGGGGAAGAAATTATCAAATAGGATTATTGATCTCCACCGAAGACGGTATGCAATCGGAAAAgtctttatttttcattttaattaattttatggaTGCTAAAGTATGTATAATGTGTTTGTGGTTCTTTCACTTCTATAATCACAAATGATAAATCTAATTGCCATGATCCCTCTCCATAGATCATTAGTAAAACAGGTCATGTACTGTGCTTTGTATGGAATATGACCCAACTAGCCTATATCTGTTCAGAATAAACTAGATCTCAAGCTTCATGGGAAGAGTATTAGCCAAACACTGACAGCAGGTTGGCaagaataatgattttttttctgggGAATTATGATGTTTGGCAAGAATTATCTTCCTCATTTAACCTATTGAAGAATCTGTTTCTAAATTACTTGTTTCAATAATATACTGATCACAGGGTGAACTTCAATTTGATTTTTCATTTGTTGCATGTATTGCACAGACTTGGTTCTCCTAGAAAGAGAAAAGGGCCAATTTCTGGGACAAAGGGGATGGAAAGGTTCCGGTCAGAAGAAACCTTTTATGCTAATCCCCTACCTGATTGTTTATGCCGGAGAGAACCAGCACCAGCTCTAAACATCTCTCACATTGTTTGATAGATGAAATACTGAAGTTTTTCCTTGGAAATAGCCCTTGGTGAAAGGGTGACACATGAGTTTTAGCATAAAATGAAGATCTTGAAGGCATGGTACTGTGGTGAGAGAGTGTATATACCGGTATCACTGTTACACGTATCCTTTAATTGGGGGCTGGGAATAGGAATAAAGGAAGtgaaaaaaagaaaggaaaagaaaacccaTATTGGGGTTTTGATACAAAGATTAGATGGAGATTTGACATCACTGGATTCATTTGTTCTGTGGACATTACTTGATTATTAAGGCAGGTAGATCACCCTTTATTGtatttcttcttcaccaatctcacattttgtaatttgttcttgttgaagacaacaaaaagtaaaaatcttttatttttatttctggtgtacattgtttttttttttcttttattgtgaGAGGAAGTGTGGTGGTACTTTATCTTACACTTTGAAACAAAAGTCACACgcaataaatatatacaattaaaaaataaaatatgttttcaaatattgtaaatatGACTTTTTCATTTGTTTCCAGTCTCTACAAAAGATATTTGCTAGTTTTAAATATGACTATTTTCAGTCGTTTCTTTTCAGTTTATAATTAACAATGGCTACTGTAATACTAAAAGTGGGAAATGTTCATAAATGTAATCAAGGTAATGAAtagaaaatatgaaattgaGATAATTAGATTATTTAGAAACTTAAATAATATATCTTAGatagttttatatatttgtattaaaattaattataatttaattcaatgcttataatttattttctattattaattttgatattgcAATTTTGAATGATTATAAGAGTATTTACTTtctaatttaaagataaaaataagaaaatgtgctttatatttttataattactaattataatacattaaaaaataagtaatatacaaaattaataattaatatttttccttCTCTACACAATTTAAAACTATTACAAACATGATTTAGTTCATAGTATACTAATATATTTTGCCACTAATGGTtctttacatataaaatattaaatatacaattataaaacaaaaatcatacgtaataagttttaaaatagcattttataaataaaattaattattttaaaaataacacaaTATTTATTATCCataatataaaaacatgttattatattttttataaaaaaatgcgttaattaattgaattatgtacttaaaaataatctaagtatttcaattaatatttatatttttggtactaaatatattatagttaataataaaaactaaaaaaaattaacaaaatttcgAATTTGAAAGTAACAAAAAGTTATATAGAATAAATAATACATGATAATATTTATAGAgatttaaagtatatttaagCCAATTGGTTATACTAGTA comes from the Phaseolus vulgaris cultivar G19833 chromosome 8, P. vulgaris v2.0, whole genome shotgun sequence genome and includes:
- the LOC137826021 gene encoding O-fucosyltransferase 7, producing the protein MQRRKWIPLALLRKLLILAICFIAFVALFSVRIHIVPSSKDHRFNDKISTAQDLQSWTRELAPPHLSKAPLSTPKWNGTRGYLDYQKLWKPPSNRGFLPCAEPTPNYTTPAESRGYLLVHTNGGLNQMRSGICDMVAVARIIKATLVIPELDKRSFWQDTSNFSDVFDEEHFMNSLANDVKIIKKLPYDLVNETKVVKQFISWSGMDYYENEIASLWADYQVIRASKSDSRLANNNLPPDIQKLRCRACYEALRFSPRIEKLGKLLVERMRSFGPYIALHLRYEKDMLAFSGCTHDLSLVEAEELRMIRENISYWKIKEIDPIEQRSKGLCPLTPKEVGIFLTALGYPSTTPIYIAAGEIYGGESHMAELRSRYPLLMSKEKLASIEELEPFSNHASQMAALDYIVSIESDVFIPSYSGNMAKAVEGHRRFLGRGRTISPDKKVLVRLFDKLDQGLMTEGKKLSNRIIDLHRRRLGSPRKRKGPISGTKGMERFRSEETFYANPLPDCLCRREPAPALNISHIV